A single Panthera tigris isolate Pti1 chromosome A3, P.tigris_Pti1_mat1.1, whole genome shotgun sequence DNA region contains:
- the LOC102950818 gene encoding LOW QUALITY PROTEIN: progonadoliberin-2 (The sequence of the model RefSeq protein was modified relative to this genomic sequence to represent the inferred CDS: inserted 1 base in 1 codon), which yields MAGCRLGLLLLLLLTAHPGHSKAQHWSQGWYPRGKRASSSPQHPQHVPRLPASRPDKAAHNLPNDALAPLXNSVPWEARTTGWWSLHRKQRLVQTLLTEPRAPRPAALR from the exons ATGGCCGGCTGCAGGCTAGGCCTtctgctactgctgctgctgacTGCCCACCCTGGACACTCGAAGGCTCAGCACTGGTCCCAGGGCTGGTACCCCAGAGGAAAGCGGGCTTCCAGCTCACCCCAGCACCCACAGCATGTCCCAAGGCTCCCAG CAAGCAGACCAGACAAGGCTGCCCATAACCTCCCAAACGATGCCCTGGCTCCCC AGAACAGTGTGCCCTGGGAGGCCAGAACCACAGGCTGGTGGTCCCTCCACAGGAAGCAGCGCCTGGTGCAGACACTGCTG ACCGAACCTAGAGCGCCGCGCCCTGCAGCCCTCCGATAA